One genomic segment of Syngnathus acus chromosome 1, fSynAcu1.2, whole genome shotgun sequence includes these proteins:
- the LOC119128574 gene encoding bromodomain-containing protein 4-like isoform X2: MGDGLEPGSSHNPPSAPQPHILNPAPSKIGNSTRPKRQTNQLQYLLKVVLKTLWKHQFAWPFHAPVDVVKLNLPDYNKIIKTPMDMGTIRKRLENHYYKNAQECIHDFNTMFTNCYIYNKPNDDIVLMAKALEKLFLQKITQMPQEETEIAVVAKGRRGIKREPAPISMSESSQELSSPSSTPHTRGFSSPSSLPQTHASSTPPVLAQPPRVPPTPAAHAPHLGPPYPLSGILPQGMTAVAPPASAASHPGLHPSPVMQSTPALIKQRKSQKRKADTTTPTANDQLSESSPVLAETRLRRETVRPLKQPKRDPSQPDSQHQLVGGLETGGMLTPKRQDQMHSCSLLVKEMLSKKHFAYAWPFHLPVDAKALGLHDYHDIIKHPMDLCTIKKKLDNRQYRDPREFAADVRLMFSNCYKYNPPGHDVVAMARKLQDVFEMRFAKMPDEPEEATPVPTPSSVLHPAPSTRQAPPPPPLVSEDSSSSVSESESSAGDSDHERQQRLAVLQEQLKAVHEQLAALSQPQVCKPKKKEREKKEKEKHKKKMGAEELAEPAVLHVSKKSKNSKELLISKKERKKPGKKEGIKNSRPAVAPQSAPTPLVPSASLEAEDDMDLFGSAPAVGGKPMSYEEKRQLSLDINKLPGDKLGRVVHIIQTREPSMKNSNPDEIEIDFETLKPSTLRELEKYVSSCLKRKKKSSEKPLEMTNVTKLKTGSSSSGTSDSSDSEDSDNAGLVPKQQKTLSNKDTKRTQQQRQPITTVTGPCTPQPQMVQSKFPYVAPPPVPVSVPVPVPAPTAPVPALESSQLLSAAFDPLTHFMNPHLTQPNCEPGPVITAVCPPLTSGLLNATAPVGPTPTETHLFLNQRPITPSPAIHSALPQQPARPSSHAAPLPPKNSHPPPSSLLSPPTPSPQLQSSLSAPLPPQPASRPRVPSPPSHGILGTLSAQPPQALLEDDEEAAPTSADTPSLSQVQSFLQSFQPRTSGLVQPLQSSAQLGPSMQAAMTSAPTTMHRHGTAHGHTQQSYPHALAAAVQQHKGVSLQQKLQQLQQQQQQPSPRFKAEQFSTGCLRRDSPSPLMMHCPLMPQFQTTGQQSPSQIEKNDQSSDLVKEEKPPPSPVLTPPPFSPAMRLDSQKHDSKNRLEGKSLDASRPSSRLPDSLVQACPQQDTKVKQEPKTPTASKRTPDVKLKNMGSWASFSQRSQSTPASAVRSSSDSFEQFRRAAREKEERERQLKAQAQQARREQEKLRHDDDSVEHARRAQEDTRRRQEQQPSPLAPTPPASTPPTHSLQPPPIPPPAPSPTSSAVQNALDQQREMARRREQERRRREAMADTIDINFQSDLMAIFEENLF; the protein is encoded by the exons ATGGGGGACGGACTGGAGCCAGGCAGCAGCCACAACCCTCCTTCGGCCCCGCAGCCTCACATCCTGAACCCGGCACCTTCCAAAATAGGAAATTCCACCAGACCCAAACGACAGACCAACCAGCTCCAG tACCTGCTCAAAGTGGTGCTGAAGACATTATGGAAGCACCAGTTTGCGTGGCCCTTTCATGCTCCCGTGGATGTCGTCAAACTCAACTTACCC GACTACaataaaatcatcaaaacCCCAATGGACATGGGTACTATAAGAAAGCGCCTGGAGAACCACTACTACAAAAATGCCCAGGAGTGTATTCATGACTTCAATACCATGTTCACCAATTGCTACATCTACAACAAG CCCAACGATGACATCGTGTTGATGGCAAAGGCCTTGGAGAAGCTCTTCCTCCAGAAGATCACACAGATGCCACAGGAAGAGACGGAAATCGCCGTGGTCGCCAAGGGACGCCGCGGCATCAAGCGAGAGCCTG CTCCCATCAGCATGTCCGAATCAAGCCAAGAACTATCCTCCCCATCCAGCACCCCACACACGCGAGGCTTCTCGTCCCCTTCCAGCCTCCCGCAAACCCACGCGTCGTCAACCCCGCCTGTGCTGGCCCAGCCCCCACGTGTGCCTCCTACACCCGCAGCCCACGCCCCCCATCTAGGACCGCCGTACCCACTCTCAGGCATCCTACCCCAGGGCATGACCGCTGTGGCCCCTCCAGCCTCCGCCGCCTCGCACCCAGGCCTCCATCCTAGCCCGGTGATGCAGAGCACTCCCGCTCTCATCAAG CAACGGAAGAGCCAGAAGAGGAAGGCGGACACAACAACGCCTACAGCCAACGACCAGCTCAGCGAATCATCTCCCGTCTTGGCGGAGACTCGACTGCGTCGCGAGACCGTTCGCCCATTGAAGCAGCCCAAGAGAGATCCGTCGCAGCCTGACTCCCAGCACCAGCTGGTTGGTGGTTTGGAGACAGGAGGCATGTTGACGCCCAAACGTCAAGATCAGATGCATTCCTGCTCCCTCCTGGTCAAAGAGATGCTGTCCAAGAAGCACTTTGCCTACGCTTGGCCCTTTCACCTCCCCGTTGATGCTAAAGCTCTTGGCCTTCATGATtatcatgacatcatcaagcaTCCCATGGACCTTTGCACCATTAAG AAAAAGCTGGACAACCGGCAATACAGAGACCCCCGAGAGTTTGCAGCAGATGTCCGATTGATGTTCTCCAACTGTTACAAATATAACCCGCCGGGCCACGATGTGGTGGCAATGGCACGCAAACTACAG GATGTTTTTGAGATGCGTTTTGCCAAGATGCCTGACGAGCCCGAGGAGGCGACCCCGGTTCCCACGCCATCGTCTGTCCTTCACCCTGCGCCATCCACTCGCCAAGCGCCACCACCCCCACCCCTTGTCTCAGAAGACAGCAGTTCCAGTGTGTCTGAATCCGAGTCCTCAGCGGGAGACTCTGATCACGAGAGGCAGCAGCGATTGGCTGTCTTACAGGAACAG CTCAAAGCCGTACACGAGCAACTGGCCGCGCTCTCTCAGCCTCAGGTCTGCAAGcccaaaaagaaagagagggagaaaaaggagaaggaaaagCACAAGAAGAAAATGGGAGCGGAGGAACTCGCCGAGCCTGCCGTGCTTCACGTTTCCAAGAAGagcaaaaacagcaaagaGTTGCTCATTTCCAAGAAGGAGAGGAAGAAGCCTGG TAAGAAAGAAGGCATCAAAAACAGTCGTCCCGCTGTGGCCCCTCAGAGCGCCCCAACGCCTCTCGTCCCGTCAGCCTCCCTCGAAGCAGAAGATGACATGG ACTTGTTCGGGAGCGCGCCAGCCGTCGGAGGCAAACCCATGTCGTACGAAGAGAAGCGCCAGCTGAGTCTCGACATCAACAAGTTGCCCGGTGACAAGCTGGGCAGAGTTGTGCACATAATCCAGACCCGAGAGCCCTCCATGAAAAACTCCAACCCGGACGAGATCGAGATCGACTTTGAGACGCTGAAGCCCTCCACGCTCCGGGAGCTGGAAAAATACGTATCGAGCTGCCtcaagaggaaaaagaagtCCTCAg AAAAGCCCCTGGAAATGACAAACGTCACAAAGTTGAAGACGGGATCTTCATCTTCGGGCACCAGTGACTCCTCTGATAGTGAAGACTCTGACAATG CGGGGCTGGTTCCCAAGCAGCAGAAGACGCTGTCCAACAAGGACACCAAGAGgacgcagcagcagcggcagcccATCACCACCGTTACTGGCCCCTGCACGCCGCAGCCTCAAATGGTCCAATCCAAATTCCCATACGTCGCTCCGCCCCCTGTCCCTGTGTCGGTCCCCGTTCCCGTCCCTGCCCCCACCGCCCCTGTCCCTGCTTTGGAATCTTCCCAGCTGTTAAGCGCCGCGTTTGACCCCTTGACCCACTTTATGAACCCTCACCTAACTCAGCCCAACTGCGAGCCTGGCCCAGTCATCACAGCTGTTTGTCCGCCGCTCACATCTGGCCTCCTCAATGCCACCGCGCCTGTTGGACCCACACCTACTGAGACGCACCTCTTCCTGAACCAACGTCCCATCACACCCTCACCAG CCATCCATAGCGCACTTCCCCAGCAGCCAGCACGACCTAGCAGCCACGCAGCACCGCTTCCTCCCAAGAACTCTCATCCGCCTCCCTCCTCGCTCCTCTCTCCCCCCACGCCGTCACCTCAGCTTCAGAGCTCGCTttccgcccccctccccccccagcCCGCTTCACGGCCCCGCGTACCTTCGCCGCCATCGCACGGCATCCTGGGCACGCTCTCCGCTCAGCCACCCCAGGCCCTACTGGAAGACGACGAGGAAGCCGCACCCACCAGCGCGGATACGCCGTCCCTCAGCCAAGTGCAAAGCTTTCTGCAGTCTTTTCAACCGCGGACGTCCGGCCTGGTTCAACCGCTGCAGTCGTCGGCTCAGCTGGGACCATCAATGCAAGCCGCGATGACCTCCGCCCCCACGACCATGCATCGTCACGGCACGGCCCACGGCCACACGCAGCAGTCCTACCCGCACGCTCTGGCCGCAGCGGTGCAGCAGCATAAGGGGGTGAGCCTTCAGCAGAAGCTAcaacaactgcagcagcagcagcagcagccctcGCCACGCTTCAAGGCCGAACAGTTTTCTACTG GTTGCCTGCGGCGTGACAGTCCCTCTCCACTCATGATGCACTGCCCCTTGATGCCTCAGTTCCAGACGACAGGACAACAGTCCCCCTCGCAAATCGAGAAAAAC GACCAGAGTTCTGACTTGGTAAAAGAGGAGAAACCGCCCCCCTCGCCGGTGCTAACTCCTCCCCCGTTCAGCCCCGCCATGCGCCTTGACTCACAAAAACACGACAGCAAAAATA GATTAGAAGGCAAGTCATTGGATGCTTCTCGTCCCAGTTCCCGCCTCCCAGACTCCCTGGTGCAAGCCTGCCCTCAGCAGGACACCAAAGTCAAGCAAGAGCCCAAAACGCCCACAGCGTCCAAGAGGACGCCG GATGTGAAGTTAAAGAACATGGGCTCCTGGGCCAGTTTCTCCCAGAGGTCTCAATCAACGCCGGCGTCAGCCGTCCGCTCGTCCAGCGACAGTTTTGAGCAGTTTCGACGGGCGGCCAGGGAGAAGGAGGAACGAGAGAGGCAACTGAAGGCTCAAGCGCAACAGGCCAGGAGGGAGCAGGAGAAACTGCG CCACGACGACGACAGCGTGGAGCATGCTCGCCGGGCGCAGGAAGACACCCGCCGACGGCAAGAGCAGCAGCCGTCGCCCCTCGCGCCCACACCCCCGGCTTCCACCCCGCCTACTCACTCTCTGCAGCCTCCTCCCATCCCACCTCCGGCGCCCTCCCCGACTTCCTCGGCCGTGCAAAACGCCCTCGACCAGCAGAGGGAGATGGCGCGCCGTCGTGAGCAGGAGAGGCGGAGGAGGGAGGCG ATGGCTGACACCATTGACATTAACTTCCAGAGCGACTTGATGGCCATTTTTGAAGAGAATCTCTTCTGA
- the LOC119128574 gene encoding bromodomain-containing protein 4-like isoform X1 codes for MGDGLEPGSSHNPPSAPQPHILNPAPSKIGNSTRPKRQTNQLQYLLKVVLKTLWKHQFAWPFHAPVDVVKLNLPDYNKIIKTPMDMGTIRKRLENHYYKNAQECIHDFNTMFTNCYIYNKPNDDIVLMAKALEKLFLQKITQMPQEETEIAVVAKGRRGIKREPAPISMSESSQELSSPSSTPHTRGFSSPSSLPQTHASSTPPVLAQPPRVPPTPAAHAPHLGPPYPLSGILPQGMTAVAPPASAASHPGLHPSPVMQSTPALIKQRKSQKRKADTTTPTANDQLSESSPVLAETRLRRETVRPLKQPKRDPSQPDSQHQLVGGLETGGMLTPKRQDQMHSCSLLVKEMLSKKHFAYAWPFHLPVDAKALGLHDYHDIIKHPMDLCTIKKKLDNRQYRDPREFAADVRLMFSNCYKYNPPGHDVVAMARKLQDVFEMRFAKMPDEPEEATPVPTPSSVLHPAPSTRQAPPPPPLVSEDSSSSVSESESSAGDSDHERQQRLAVLQEQLKAVHEQLAALSQPQVCKPKKKEREKKEKEKHKKKMGAEELAEPAVLHVSKKSKNSKELLISKKERKKPGKKEGIKNSRPAVAPQSAPTPLVPSASLEAEDDMDLFGSAPAVGGKPMSYEEKRQLSLDINKLPGDKLGRVVHIIQTREPSMKNSNPDEIEIDFETLKPSTLRELEKYVSSCLKRKKKSSEKPLEMTNVTKLKTGSSSSGTSDSSDSEDSDNAGLVPKQQKTLSNKDTKRTQQQRQPITTVTGPCTPQPQMVQSKFPYVAPPPVPVSVPVPVPAPTAPVPALESSQLLSAAFDPLTHFMNPHLTQPNCEPGPVITAVCPPLTSGLLNATAPVGPTPTETHLFLNQRPITPSPAIHSALPQQPARPSSHAAPLPPKNSHPPPSSLLSPPTPSPQLQSSLSAPLPPQPASRPRVPSPPSHGILGTLSAQPPQALLEDDEEAAPTSADTPSLSQVQSFLQSFQPRTSGLVQPLQSSAQLGPSMQAAMTSAPTTMHRHGTAHGHTQQSYPHALAAAVQQHKGVSLQQKLQQLQQQQQQPSPRFKAEQFSTAAALAGCLRRDSPSPLMMHCPLMPQFQTTGQQSPSQIEKNDQSSDLVKEEKPPPSPVLTPPPFSPAMRLDSQKHDSKNRLEGKSLDASRPSSRLPDSLVQACPQQDTKVKQEPKTPTASKRTPDVKLKNMGSWASFSQRSQSTPASAVRSSSDSFEQFRRAAREKEERERQLKAQAQQARREQEKLRHDDDSVEHARRAQEDTRRRQEQQPSPLAPTPPASTPPTHSLQPPPIPPPAPSPTSSAVQNALDQQREMARRREQERRRREAMADTIDINFQSDLMAIFEENLF; via the exons ATGGGGGACGGACTGGAGCCAGGCAGCAGCCACAACCCTCCTTCGGCCCCGCAGCCTCACATCCTGAACCCGGCACCTTCCAAAATAGGAAATTCCACCAGACCCAAACGACAGACCAACCAGCTCCAG tACCTGCTCAAAGTGGTGCTGAAGACATTATGGAAGCACCAGTTTGCGTGGCCCTTTCATGCTCCCGTGGATGTCGTCAAACTCAACTTACCC GACTACaataaaatcatcaaaacCCCAATGGACATGGGTACTATAAGAAAGCGCCTGGAGAACCACTACTACAAAAATGCCCAGGAGTGTATTCATGACTTCAATACCATGTTCACCAATTGCTACATCTACAACAAG CCCAACGATGACATCGTGTTGATGGCAAAGGCCTTGGAGAAGCTCTTCCTCCAGAAGATCACACAGATGCCACAGGAAGAGACGGAAATCGCCGTGGTCGCCAAGGGACGCCGCGGCATCAAGCGAGAGCCTG CTCCCATCAGCATGTCCGAATCAAGCCAAGAACTATCCTCCCCATCCAGCACCCCACACACGCGAGGCTTCTCGTCCCCTTCCAGCCTCCCGCAAACCCACGCGTCGTCAACCCCGCCTGTGCTGGCCCAGCCCCCACGTGTGCCTCCTACACCCGCAGCCCACGCCCCCCATCTAGGACCGCCGTACCCACTCTCAGGCATCCTACCCCAGGGCATGACCGCTGTGGCCCCTCCAGCCTCCGCCGCCTCGCACCCAGGCCTCCATCCTAGCCCGGTGATGCAGAGCACTCCCGCTCTCATCAAG CAACGGAAGAGCCAGAAGAGGAAGGCGGACACAACAACGCCTACAGCCAACGACCAGCTCAGCGAATCATCTCCCGTCTTGGCGGAGACTCGACTGCGTCGCGAGACCGTTCGCCCATTGAAGCAGCCCAAGAGAGATCCGTCGCAGCCTGACTCCCAGCACCAGCTGGTTGGTGGTTTGGAGACAGGAGGCATGTTGACGCCCAAACGTCAAGATCAGATGCATTCCTGCTCCCTCCTGGTCAAAGAGATGCTGTCCAAGAAGCACTTTGCCTACGCTTGGCCCTTTCACCTCCCCGTTGATGCTAAAGCTCTTGGCCTTCATGATtatcatgacatcatcaagcaTCCCATGGACCTTTGCACCATTAAG AAAAAGCTGGACAACCGGCAATACAGAGACCCCCGAGAGTTTGCAGCAGATGTCCGATTGATGTTCTCCAACTGTTACAAATATAACCCGCCGGGCCACGATGTGGTGGCAATGGCACGCAAACTACAG GATGTTTTTGAGATGCGTTTTGCCAAGATGCCTGACGAGCCCGAGGAGGCGACCCCGGTTCCCACGCCATCGTCTGTCCTTCACCCTGCGCCATCCACTCGCCAAGCGCCACCACCCCCACCCCTTGTCTCAGAAGACAGCAGTTCCAGTGTGTCTGAATCCGAGTCCTCAGCGGGAGACTCTGATCACGAGAGGCAGCAGCGATTGGCTGTCTTACAGGAACAG CTCAAAGCCGTACACGAGCAACTGGCCGCGCTCTCTCAGCCTCAGGTCTGCAAGcccaaaaagaaagagagggagaaaaaggagaaggaaaagCACAAGAAGAAAATGGGAGCGGAGGAACTCGCCGAGCCTGCCGTGCTTCACGTTTCCAAGAAGagcaaaaacagcaaagaGTTGCTCATTTCCAAGAAGGAGAGGAAGAAGCCTGG TAAGAAAGAAGGCATCAAAAACAGTCGTCCCGCTGTGGCCCCTCAGAGCGCCCCAACGCCTCTCGTCCCGTCAGCCTCCCTCGAAGCAGAAGATGACATGG ACTTGTTCGGGAGCGCGCCAGCCGTCGGAGGCAAACCCATGTCGTACGAAGAGAAGCGCCAGCTGAGTCTCGACATCAACAAGTTGCCCGGTGACAAGCTGGGCAGAGTTGTGCACATAATCCAGACCCGAGAGCCCTCCATGAAAAACTCCAACCCGGACGAGATCGAGATCGACTTTGAGACGCTGAAGCCCTCCACGCTCCGGGAGCTGGAAAAATACGTATCGAGCTGCCtcaagaggaaaaagaagtCCTCAg AAAAGCCCCTGGAAATGACAAACGTCACAAAGTTGAAGACGGGATCTTCATCTTCGGGCACCAGTGACTCCTCTGATAGTGAAGACTCTGACAATG CGGGGCTGGTTCCCAAGCAGCAGAAGACGCTGTCCAACAAGGACACCAAGAGgacgcagcagcagcggcagcccATCACCACCGTTACTGGCCCCTGCACGCCGCAGCCTCAAATGGTCCAATCCAAATTCCCATACGTCGCTCCGCCCCCTGTCCCTGTGTCGGTCCCCGTTCCCGTCCCTGCCCCCACCGCCCCTGTCCCTGCTTTGGAATCTTCCCAGCTGTTAAGCGCCGCGTTTGACCCCTTGACCCACTTTATGAACCCTCACCTAACTCAGCCCAACTGCGAGCCTGGCCCAGTCATCACAGCTGTTTGTCCGCCGCTCACATCTGGCCTCCTCAATGCCACCGCGCCTGTTGGACCCACACCTACTGAGACGCACCTCTTCCTGAACCAACGTCCCATCACACCCTCACCAG CCATCCATAGCGCACTTCCCCAGCAGCCAGCACGACCTAGCAGCCACGCAGCACCGCTTCCTCCCAAGAACTCTCATCCGCCTCCCTCCTCGCTCCTCTCTCCCCCCACGCCGTCACCTCAGCTTCAGAGCTCGCTttccgcccccctccccccccagcCCGCTTCACGGCCCCGCGTACCTTCGCCGCCATCGCACGGCATCCTGGGCACGCTCTCCGCTCAGCCACCCCAGGCCCTACTGGAAGACGACGAGGAAGCCGCACCCACCAGCGCGGATACGCCGTCCCTCAGCCAAGTGCAAAGCTTTCTGCAGTCTTTTCAACCGCGGACGTCCGGCCTGGTTCAACCGCTGCAGTCGTCGGCTCAGCTGGGACCATCAATGCAAGCCGCGATGACCTCCGCCCCCACGACCATGCATCGTCACGGCACGGCCCACGGCCACACGCAGCAGTCCTACCCGCACGCTCTGGCCGCAGCGGTGCAGCAGCATAAGGGGGTGAGCCTTCAGCAGAAGCTAcaacaactgcagcagcagcagcagcagccctcGCCACGCTTCAAGGCCGAACAGTTTTCTACTG CGGCTGCTCTTGCAGGTTGCCTGCGGCGTGACAGTCCCTCTCCACTCATGATGCACTGCCCCTTGATGCCTCAGTTCCAGACGACAGGACAACAGTCCCCCTCGCAAATCGAGAAAAAC GACCAGAGTTCTGACTTGGTAAAAGAGGAGAAACCGCCCCCCTCGCCGGTGCTAACTCCTCCCCCGTTCAGCCCCGCCATGCGCCTTGACTCACAAAAACACGACAGCAAAAATA GATTAGAAGGCAAGTCATTGGATGCTTCTCGTCCCAGTTCCCGCCTCCCAGACTCCCTGGTGCAAGCCTGCCCTCAGCAGGACACCAAAGTCAAGCAAGAGCCCAAAACGCCCACAGCGTCCAAGAGGACGCCG GATGTGAAGTTAAAGAACATGGGCTCCTGGGCCAGTTTCTCCCAGAGGTCTCAATCAACGCCGGCGTCAGCCGTCCGCTCGTCCAGCGACAGTTTTGAGCAGTTTCGACGGGCGGCCAGGGAGAAGGAGGAACGAGAGAGGCAACTGAAGGCTCAAGCGCAACAGGCCAGGAGGGAGCAGGAGAAACTGCG CCACGACGACGACAGCGTGGAGCATGCTCGCCGGGCGCAGGAAGACACCCGCCGACGGCAAGAGCAGCAGCCGTCGCCCCTCGCGCCCACACCCCCGGCTTCCACCCCGCCTACTCACTCTCTGCAGCCTCCTCCCATCCCACCTCCGGCGCCCTCCCCGACTTCCTCGGCCGTGCAAAACGCCCTCGACCAGCAGAGGGAGATGGCGCGCCGTCGTGAGCAGGAGAGGCGGAGGAGGGAGGCG ATGGCTGACACCATTGACATTAACTTCCAGAGCGACTTGATGGCCATTTTTGAAGAGAATCTCTTCTGA